DNA from Chelonia mydas isolate rCheMyd1 chromosome 3, rCheMyd1.pri.v2, whole genome shotgun sequence:
aaatactatttcttctgttttttacagtgcaaatatttgtaaccaaaaatgaatataaagagagcgctgtacactttgtattctgtgttgtaactgaaatcaatatatttgaaaatgtagaaaacgccccaaaatatttaaataaattttattctattattgtttaacagcgcgattaatcgcagttaatttttttaatcgcttgacagctctaCAAAAAATATATCGGTCCAGTGTGTCTGGCATATATTCTTTAGAAACATGCTGTTTATTGCTCGTGGTTCCTTTAGGAGAGCTTAGGGATGTAGTTTTGTGCCTTTTACTTTGGAAATGTACATAGTCATGCATGTTAACAACACAAAAGATAAGTCTgaataaaaagaactagatgtTATGGTTTTAgatcaaatgattttaaaaataagaatttaaaTGCTTAAAATCAGGCCTTCAAGATAAATGGCAGATATTCACAATGCTGTTGGTGCTCTATGACTCCCATCTGTTTGACTACAGATCCAAGAGCAGACAAATTTGCTAACTTACAACATGAAATTTATCTTTGCAGCCAGAGGGGCTAcatgattttaaatttaaaaatgaatactatAGAGAAAACAGCAAAAATCAGAAGAGCCTAAGTGTGCGGGAACTGGATTTTTATTGCCTGTTTTAACATCATTATGGAGCTTATATGCTTGGCACCTGTGGACTAAGTAAGAATACATATAAAAAGTGTATTAATGCTGTATTATAATACATATAATATCACCAAAGGATTAAAAATGACTCTCAGCACTTGTTGCAAATGCAAGATTTACACATCAAATTACATGTTATTATTTACAAAAAGACTTGTACAATACAGACCATTCCCCTTATTAAAACCATAAATGGTACAACCCCATGTACACCTAAGGACATTCTGATGCAATGTTTCATCCCCATTTCTGCCAGAGGCTGAGCTTTCTCCATGGCACGCTCAGATGCATTTTGCATGATGGCCTACCAACAGAAAACGAGATGCCAAAATACAGTACATTGTCTAAGCTTGAGGCAGCAAGAGGATGTAGCCACATGATATCGGGAGTACTCTCAGGACCCTTTGTGTTGGAGGAGTTCTGGTGCATCCCACCTATTACACACCTGTAGTCAACTTATTGTGTAACTGGTGTAATTTTCAAATGATGCTGCTTACATCTTTCTAGCTGAGAGAAAAGTGCAGTGCTGGCACCTATCCACTGTGAGGGAGGACAGGCAATATTAAGGAGTATAAGGGGGGGAAATATTGTAAGAGTGTTGTCCAAGACCAGGACCAAGACCTGGTCCAAGACCCTATCTAAGTCAATCTCTGTGTCAGGGCCTACGCAGCCAGGGAGAATAATGCTTGAATTTTAAGTATACGCATTTATATGTTATACAGGGGTAGCTTTAGTGACCCCTATATAGAAGTTGCCTCACACTTTCCACTTATAAAGGATTATTGTGATCTTGTCTTTAAAAAGCTCTTACAGCTCCACTGTTTGCAGCCTGCCTTGGCTATTTTTCAGGAAGAATCCCAAgggtctagagcagaggtgggcaaactgtggctcacaggaccctcctgcctggcccttgagctcccagccggggaggctagcccccggcccctcccctgctgtctcccctcccctgcagcctcagctcgctgtgctgccagcgctctgggtggcaagctcctgctgggcagcacagcttcAAGAACCGCCAGCCTGCCCCAGTGCTCTAGACTGCGCaggggtgtggctggctccggccgagTGGCACAGCTGCCAGTCCGGGTGCTCtaagcggcatggtaagggggaagggaggttggataaggggcaggcagtcccggggggagaggggagcagtcaggagacagggagtggttggatggggtggaggttctggggtgtGTGTCAGGGGACGGGTaactgggggggttggataggcgtgggagtcctgggggcatGGGAATGGATAgtggtcggggcagtcaggggacaaggagcgggggggtgggggggttgaatgggtggggggttctgaaggggagcagtcaggggcgggaagtggaagggggcgggggccaggctgtttggggaggcacagccttccctacctggccctcagtacagttttggaacccccatgtggccctcaggccaaaaagtttgcccacccctggtctagagagatgccttccccctcttctccgccatgaaattccattcagattTGGCTGAAATATAAATGGTTAAAAATggtcttttcccttctctctcttagGTTCTTTGGAGAAATTGTGGCAGGCTGCTACAAACACTGAACACTCCGAGTCCAGGCTCTCATGCAGCTGCCAAAGGGACACATTTGCAGTTTCCTAGGCTGAAGCATGCTCAATGAACACTGAGTGAGTCGGAGGAGCACGCTCAGTGTGGTTGGCTTGGAGCTCTGAGGGTATGCAGTATCCTCAGTGAAGATGGAACATTTGCTGCCAGCCTGGAACATGCACAAACCaagattttcagaggtttattATTCAGCCAAATTTCACAGGGAGAGTAAAAGGCACATCTCTAACCTAGGCTGAattccttgccaaatttcaagtccctgttccaaagcatggagaCATGGGACCTTCTCAatgaaaggggagggaggaagaagggggagcGAGAGAAGAGTGTTTTAACATGGCCAAAGCAATCTTATTTTTTCCTAGTCTTGTTCTCAAACAACTAAATcattttttgctcaaactttcctgaaaattcagcctgaagcagacacgtaacatggaaaatttcagccctagtagttaaagtttagcaaaattataagcaactgaaaactgggGTCTTTTAAAGAGAAGTCTCAGGTAATATTAACTATAGGCATCACTGCCagctctattttatttttatattttgtgtatgtgtgtgtatagatatatctacacacacaaatatacacacattAATTCCATGTATGTATTCCATACAGAGTGAacctttgtgtgtatataatgtaaaATATTGCCCTCAAGAAACCAGTATTTCCTTTGTACAATAATTCTTTCAGCTTCAGGCATTATatcacaattttctttttttaagggaTATCAAAGAGTTAGGGAAAGCCAACGTTGTGATATAATATCTAAAATGGAGAGGATTATTTcacaaattaaataataaatgcgTCCTGAGTGTCCTGATTCCTAGTCATATGCATTAACCACAAGACTTCCTCTTTTCTAATATTTGTGATGGAAAAGCCACACAAACTGTGTGCACAAACTGATTAATTACACTCCTAGTGAGTGCAAGTAAGCAATTACAATGACCCTTTGGAAATTTGGCCCATATGTGTTTTGAAGAAAACTACATGGCCATAAGATGGCACCATCACCCCACACATTCCAAATGCAAGTTCTTCAACTGTTCCAATCGTAGGTAATTTTTTTCTGCCTACTTGCTGGGTTAAATGGTGTACCTGCTTCTCACtgaagtgttgggtttttttttaaatctaaaaaaagCTAAATGAAAAATCAGGTACCTAttgagttggggttttttttaaacaggggaaTGATGCATGGAATCTGTATTGCAGTCTTCATTGCTAAACCAGTTTGACACAAAATACCCCACTTCAGACTGGATTATGGCAAACTATAATCCACACTTGTCATATGTTTTTCCATATGACTAATATATTATGTTACTTGCCAGTTTAAGCCACGCTTGCCATGAAGCATTAGCGTTGAGCCTCTGTCCCAAACTGCACCATATAACAGCGAAGGAGAGTAAAAGGGATGAAGGGGAaagggaatgaaaacaaaaagatacacagaGAAAGCAAAAGTAAAGTTAATCAGGCAGATTAAgaataatacaatataaacaaGGTGTAACATGACATTTTCAGGGGTCAGGAGATTTGTAGGGTTATCAAAACTGGTTCAACTGTGAGCAATTTTTAATGTGGAATTagttaaatattattataaaGCAATAAAATGCACGTTCTTGTGTTTATTACTGATTTCCTACTTCAGATATTTACTAGAAAATAAAGAGGGTTTTgtagtaaaaacaaaaatgataaaaattagGTTTCTTTGGAGGAGACTATTAACTGAATTGTGAGAGAGTTAGTGGACGGCAACTTCTGCAGTACCTGTGAATGGCTGCAAACAGATCCTCAGTAGTTCTCGGTCTAGCTGGCGTTGCCACTTCCTCATTCCCTGCCCTGTAACTGTTGCTTGGCAGTGATGAATTATTTGTTGTGTCTGTCTCAAACACCTCAGCTAATCAGAAGGAATAAAAAAATACAGATAGGCCGTCACCGGAGTCCCAAACTGCACATTATCTGCTAAAGCATCCCTCTGCATTCTTCACTACAGTAAGTGAAACATTGAAGGGATGTACTGAACATACTGTTTTCTCAGTATTTCTCTGATTTcacaattttttgggggggggcggggggaactgcAGTGTCTGAAATGCCTATGTTTGTTTACATATACACAGcacaaaattacattttaagattttttttttttttagggcttCAATTAAAACTAGTCACCGAAATTCTTCAATCTAATCAGGTTTTCCTaggatttttaaaacagatgATGCAGTTAATAAAATACTGCTTGTATCTCCACTGCTTTTCTGACTAGAGGGTAAGACGGAAATAGAGACTCTTTATCAGGGATTAATCCGAGCCCTGTAATTATCCTTATGATTTTTAGTCTAGTATCACACCTGCCTTTCTATGGGTGAAAATTTGAAAGCTATcacacttcccccccccacatcatTAGTAAACTAGCTCCTGCTTCTCCTGAAGGATAAAAGAAGAGAGACTTACCACTTTCATCCTCTTGAGATAGATGTCTGTCAGTGTTACTACTGTCATCTCCATTGCTGTCTGAACTGCTTCCTTCATCCAAAGTGGTCTGCTGCTCCTGCTTGGGAGCTTCTTGAACTGGTGATGCAGCAGGCTGTACCATACAGACATTGGTTTCTACTGTTTCAAAGAAGGTGGAACCAGCAGCTCCTCCCTCAGGAACCAAGCTGCCCGAGTCCATCTCATTGGAACTGAGTCCATCTGTAAGACAATTTTTTGCTTCTTCGTAATGTGCAATCTCTCTCCTAGTTGGACTTGATGTGCCTCTGACAGGATCACTCACGTTAGcttttttttctgctgtaaaaTCTAGCTGCGGAGGTGGCACAATGAGGAACAGTTTGGGTTTCTTCGAAATAGGAGGTGGCTTCTTGTTTGGAGATATACCCTGAGTCTTGCTCGGAGACCCCGATGGCACCTGAAATGGTGTACTAATAAGGCCAGAGTGAGATTTTTCATTCTGCACAGGAGACTGAGGTGCTTCTTCAATGTTTGTTCCCGATACATCAGCTTCAAAGGTTTGCATTAGACCTGCTGCATTTCCAGGATTTTGACCACTGCTGGTCTCAGGTGCACTGTCACTGAGATCTGGAAGTGAACTCTGAGGAGGAGTTTGAACTAAGTTTTTGAAGGAAGGACTATGAGTTTTCGTTTCTTCATCCAGGCTAACACTGAGCCTTAGTGAAAGAGATGGTTTTAGAGGAGGCTGTGGTGAGAAAATTATAGTTGCTTTTTCCTGAGGGTTGGCTTCAGAAATAGATCCAGCTGATTGTTCAGTCTGTGCGCCTGTACATTTTTTCACAGACCTCAGTTGTACCATTTGCAGTGCTTTGGTGGTTATTAAGGGCATTACAGGCCTACTGGAGTCTTGCTTGTTGGCTGGCTGTTTCACTGCCTTGTAGCCAGAATCATCCTGATTACATTTCTTAAAAGAATATGGTGTGAATTTAGTTGCATCTTGTGTCAGTTTGGGGTCAAGAGGTGGTGCTGGTGGAGGTACTACATTGGGGAAAATGGAGGAAGAAGGGGATggaaggggagcagaaggggcagaAAAAGGACTGAAGGACGTTTCCTGTGTTGGAGAAGGAAACCATGGACCACTCAGGGGAAAGGAAGAATTTATAACAGCttctggcgggggtggggggaagctgggagAGGCTGGTAGTGGAGGCAGATCGATTCcatctgctggggcagggggcggaggaggaagaggatgatcAGGGAAATGTGGAGGTGTCGGAGGTGGAGGACCAGCAGCATCAGGAAGGGAGGTCAGGGCTGGGTCCAGTTTCTTCATGTTCACACTCCCTTCATTAGATGTATTAgaagagagagaagtggaggATGAAGAGATGGATACTGAAGATAGCAGAGAGGATTTTCTCTCAGGCACTTTCGGTTTCAACTTGGGTTTCCCATTTGCTGGTGACGtggattttaaaaacacaggCACCGGAGTAAGTGCTGTGGGTGTATTTGATTGACTAGAATACCCACTAGATGGTGATGTGACTCTGTGAGACTTCTCTGGAGAAGTGTTCTTTGGTTTGGCCAGTCCACTGGCCACTTGGGGCGTAGAAGGCGTAGAAGCCCTTGAGCCGTCATTGAGGTGGCTGATGCTGTAATCATTGAGGGTGGCTGTAGTGCTTGCAGAACGAGCCACTGGGCATTTGAACTGATCGTCTGGCATCCCAGCATAGTCGCTGTAGTAACCCCATTGGTCAGCATATTCTGATTTGATGCTGCTTGTGTCACTCTGTGATGGGGTGACAGTACAGAGAGAGTACATATTTGGAGCTGTTGTGGACATCATGCTGCTACTTGCGCTGACGGAGCTCTGGCTGCGAGAGCGCAGCACCCAGGGATCCTCATAATCACTGCATGGACTTTGGGATGGGGAGCTACCATTTTTGCACGGAAGGTTTAACTGCAGTGAATGCTGGAGGGTAGCGATTAGTGTTTCATCAAGTAACTGTCCGCTtgactgggtttttttctttgggATCCTTCTGAGAGAGTCTGTTCTGGATGGTGGAAGAGGTGGCTTCTTTGCCTTTTTCAAAGATATATTTCGTATGAGGGATTTGTCACTGTTGCTTGACCGTTCGTCTTGatttttcttctcatttccaTCAAAAACATTAATCACACTGTGCCTGGGGTTTCCAAAACCATTATTACTATTGCAAAGTTTACCTGACTTGAGCCCAGAGTCCATATGCATGGTAGTGTAGTAACCATCATGGTCCAGTGAATACAGAGAACTTGAATCTTCTTTCACAGAAGTTCTCTCTAGGCTGCTGCTACTCACATTGCTTACAGGAGTGGAATAACCTGCACTGGCATAGGCTGGCTTGTGTGAGGGAGTCTCATCATTTTCTCTAGATTTGTacacccagtgctctgtgctgtttATACTGTTGCTTTGTGATCTGTCCCCTGAAAAACTGGATTCACTCCTGCCATCGCTATCCTGGGAGTGGCCTTGGAAAGGGAGATTGTTTCTACAGCTATCGCTCATACTTTGGGACCCATTCTCCACATTTCCTGGAGTGCTGAGAGATACTGCTGAGTCACCAAGGGAGAGCATCATGGTAGCATTAGACGAGATAGTGTCTGAGGTCTGTGAGTGGCGCGTTGAGCTGCTCTCACTCCAGTTACCACTAGAAGAATGGTGATCTTCTTTCATGCTTACTGCATTGTTGGCAACAGGACTGTCTCTGGGTTTTGTGTAGGAAGGTGAGCTGGTGATTTTACTATCCAATGGTCCAGCACTCTGGGTGGTATGAATCACAATAACTTCTGAAGAGGATGATATCGTGGCATTTGGTATGATGCTGGTTGAATATGTAGAATGAGGAGAGACCACACATGCTGGGCTTGCAGCTTTTTCACTCTCATAACTTCTCATCTCTTGGGACTTTGGCCTTGGCAGTGTCCCAGTCCTAGGGTTATTCCTTATATGGACCACACTATTATCAACCTGCAACTTGCTTATCTGGTGTGACAAAGTGCCAGTGATGTCTTCTGTCTGGTTAGAGATGCTCTGCCTTTGTTCTAGTGACTGCAGAGACACTCTTGCTCCAGGTCGAGGCAGGCTATGAAAACCCATGTCGTTATTTAGGCGAGAGACAAATATGACCCCAGCGGAATCACTCATCACAGACATGTTTCCAGATGAGCTGGAGAACTGTGACATCTGGGCCGCAATCCCTTGTCCTTTCTGTGCTCGTATTCTTCTCACTGAAGGGGGCACAACTTTGACTTCCTCTGTCTGGCAGCTGGTGTCCTTGGTTTCAGATCGCTGCATAGCAGAGCGGTAACTGTCTAGTCTCCCTAATGTGGAATAGTGATCTGGGACATACATCGAATGCCCACGGAAGTCACTTTGGCCAGTGCCAACTGCTGGagtcaaaataaaacaacaattATCCCTCGAAAATACAAGTACTTACTTCACTATTTCCATGTTCTTATTAATGTAAAAGACATCATATGTCACATTCATTACTAGATCATTGTTCCCATTGCCCTTGGAGGTTATAGAGCTGTGGAAAGATGTTCGTGCCTTCTGAAAAACCATGCAGTACCAACAAACTCTGCCTATGTATTGtatattttctgcatttctcttcCCATTTTCTTTATTACAAGGGACTGTTAGCTTATGGAATCCTGTGTGTTCCCACTGCTTATTCCACATGACATCTTCTATTTATGACATGATGATAATTTCCACAGCAACCCACTTTGTTACACACCAAATAATACTGCACGGCTTCCagaagggaagcagcaggaacagaCAAAAGCCTGAGAAATGGAAATCTTGGTTCTGTGTTAACATCTTGGG
Protein-coding regions in this window:
- the NHSL1 gene encoding NHS-like protein 1 isoform X10; translated protein: MVGCLHRSKWQANRNDDEEELIPLYSNKMGNSHIKLHGRLKKKLMNREDNSYWPTVSNLDEESRWTVHYTAPWHQQENVFLPSTRPPCVEDLHRQAKLNLKSVLRECDKLRRDGYRSSQYYSQGPTFSSSSSAACGSYQDDYEEIEQKFSVPSPEEEKLISIKRSRTPISNECCDIDTQTNWTKSLPLPTPEEKMRQQAQAVQTDVVPINVTAVGTGQSDFRGHSMYVPDHYSTLGRLDSYRSAMQRSETKDTSCQTEEVKVVPPSVRRIRAQKGQGIAAQMSQFSSSSGNMSVMSDSAGVIFVSRLNNDMGFHSLPRPGARVSLQSLEQRQSISNQTEDITGTLSHQISKLQVDNSVVHIRNNPRTGTLPRPKSQEMRSYESEKAASPACVVSPHSTYSTSIIPNATISSSSEVIVIHTTQSAGPLDSKITSSPSYTKPRDSPVANNAVSMKEDHHSSSGNWSESSSTRHSQTSDTISSNATMMLSLGDSAVSLSTPGNVENGSQSMSDSCRNNLPFQGHSQDSDGRSESSFSGDRSQSNSINSTEHWVYKSRENDETPSHKPAYASAGYSTPVSNVSSSSLERTSVKEDSSSLYSLDHDGYYTTMHMDSGLKSGKLCNSNNGFGNPRHSVINVFDGNEKKNQDERSSNSDKSLIRNISLKKAKKPPLPPSRTDSLRRIPKKKTQSSGQLLDETLIATLQHSLQLNLPCKNGSSPSQSPCSDYEDPWVLRSRSQSSVSASSSMMSTTAPNMYSLCTVTPSQSDTSSIKSEYADQWGYYSDYAGMPDDQFKCPVARSASTTATLNDYSISHLNDGSRASTPSTPQVASGLAKPKNTSPEKSHRVTSPSSGYSSQSNTPTALTPVPVFLKSTSPANGKPKLKPKVPERKSSLLSSVSISSSSTSLSSNTSNEGSVNMKKLDPALTSLPDAAGPPPPTPPHFPDHPLPPPPPAPADGIDLPPLPASPSFPPPPPEAVINSSFPLSGPWFPSPTQETSFSPFSAPSAPLPSPSSSIFPNVVPPPAPPLDPKLTQDATKFTPYSFKKCNQDDSGYKAVKQPANKQDSSRPVMPLITTKALQMVQLRSVKKCTGAQTEQSAGSISEANPQEKATIIFSPQPPLKPSLSLRLSVSLDEETKTHSPSFKNLVQTPPQSSLPDLSDSAPETSSGQNPGNAAGLMQTFEADVSGTNIEEAPQSPVQNEKSHSGLISTPFQVPSGSPSKTQGISPNKKPPPISKKPKLFLIVPPPQLDFTAEKKANVSDPVRGTSSPTRREIAHYEEAKNCLTDGLSSNEMDSGSLVPEGGAAGSTFFETVETNVCMVQPAASPVQEAPKQEQQTTLDEGSSSDSNGDDSSNTDRHLSQEDESAEVFETDTTNNSSLPSNSYRAGNEEVATPARPRTTEDLFAAIHRSKRKVLGRKDSEDDRTRNHSPSPPVTPTGASPNLASLKHAGSIQRSIRKSSTSNDNFKALLLKKGSRSDTSSRMSAAEMLKNTDPRFHRTKSDSALEFPDSPVSCSPSKNKRAQEEWAKSEGLMPRSMSFSSTRYGRSRTPPSAASSKYNVRNRIQSSPMTVISEGDGEAVEPAESRIRRTLKEQQESQLDVFDSDEMDINDFPYAEEAGSNETKAPTHLDLMTQLVKPNASKKCLSPSDEKS
- the NHSL1 gene encoding NHS-like protein 1 isoform X16, producing MRQQAQAVQTDVVPINVTGENFDRQASIRRSLIYTDTVVRRPKKVKRRKTITGVPDNIQKELAVGTGQSDFRGHSMYVPDHYSTLGRLDSYRSAMQRSETKDTSCQTEEVKVVPPSVRRIRAQKGQGIAAQMSQFSSSSGNMSVMSDSAGVIFVSRLNNDMGFHSLPRPGARVSLQSLEQRQSISNQTEDITGTLSHQISKLQVDNSVVHIRNNPRTGTLPRPKSQEMRSYESEKAASPACVVSPHSTYSTSIIPNATISSSSEVIVIHTTQSAGPLDSKITSSPSYTKPRDSPVANNAVSMKEDHHSSSGNWSESSSTRHSQTSDTISSNATMMLSLGDSAVSLSTPGNVENGSQSMSDSCRNNLPFQGHSQDSDGRSESSFSGDRSQSNSINSTEHWVYKSRENDETPSHKPAYASAGYSTPVSNVSSSSLERTSVKEDSSSLYSLDHDGYYTTMHMDSGLKSGKLCNSNNGFGNPRHSVINVFDGNEKKNQDERSSNSDKSLIRNISLKKAKKPPLPPSRTDSLRRIPKKKTQSSGQLLDETLIATLQHSLQLNLPCKNGSSPSQSPCSDYEDPWVLRSRSQSSVSASSSMMSTTAPNMYSLCTVTPSQSDTSSIKSEYADQWGYYSDYAGMPDDQFKCPVARSASTTATLNDYSISHLNDGSRASTPSTPQVASGLAKPKNTSPEKSHRVTSPSSGYSSQSNTPTALTPVPVFLKSTSPANGKPKLKPKVPERKSSLLSSVSISSSSTSLSSNTSNEGSVNMKKLDPALTSLPDAAGPPPPTPPHFPDHPLPPPPPAPADGIDLPPLPASPSFPPPPPEAVINSSFPLSGPWFPSPTQETSFSPFSAPSAPLPSPSSSIFPNVVPPPAPPLDPKLTQDATKFTPYSFKKCNQDDSGYKAVKQPANKQDSSRPVMPLITTKALQMVQLRSVKKCTGAQTEQSAGSISEANPQEKATIIFSPQPPLKPSLSLRLSVSLDEETKTHSPSFKNLVQTPPQSSLPDLSDSAPETSSGQNPGNAAGLMQTFEADVSGTNIEEAPQSPVQNEKSHSGLISTPFQVPSGSPSKTQGISPNKKPPPISKKPKLFLIVPPPQLDFTAEKKANVSDPVRGTSSPTRREIAHYEEAKNCLTDGLSSNEMDSGSLVPEGGAAGSTFFETVETNVCMVQPAASPVQEAPKQEQQTTLDEGSSSDSNGDDSSNTDRHLSQEDESAEVFETDTTNNSSLPSNSYRAGNEEVATPARPRTTEDLFAAIHRSKRKVLGRKDSEDDRTRNHSPSPPVTPTGASPNLASLKHAGSIQRSIRKSSTSNDNFKALLLKKGSRSDTSSRMSAAEMLKNTDPRFHRTKSDSALEFPDSPVSCSPSKNKRAQEEWAKSEGLMPRSMSFSSTRYGRSRTPPSAASSKYNVRNRIQSSPMTVISEGDGEAVEPAESRIRRTLKEQQESQLDVFDSDEMDINDFPYAEEAGSNETKAPTHLDLMTQLVKPNASKKCLSPSDEKS
- the NHSL1 gene encoding NHS-like protein 1 isoform X13, whose translation is MPLRRIHFWRSRKRNSPYSAVSNLDEESRWTVHYTAPWHQQENVFLPSTRPPCVEDLHRQAKLNLKSVLRECDKLRRDGYRSSQYYSQGPTFSSSSSAACGSYQDDYEEIEQKFSVPSPEEEKLISIKRSRTPISNECCDIDTQTNWTKSLPLPTPEEKMRQQAQAVQTDVVPINVTAVGTGQSDFRGHSMYVPDHYSTLGRLDSYRSAMQRSETKDTSCQTEEVKVVPPSVRRIRAQKGQGIAAQMSQFSSSSGNMSVMSDSAGVIFVSRLNNDMGFHSLPRPGARVSLQSLEQRQSISNQTEDITGTLSHQISKLQVDNSVVHIRNNPRTGTLPRPKSQEMRSYESEKAASPACVVSPHSTYSTSIIPNATISSSSEVIVIHTTQSAGPLDSKITSSPSYTKPRDSPVANNAVSMKEDHHSSSGNWSESSSTRHSQTSDTISSNATMMLSLGDSAVSLSTPGNVENGSQSMSDSCRNNLPFQGHSQDSDGRSESSFSGDRSQSNSINSTEHWVYKSRENDETPSHKPAYASAGYSTPVSNVSSSSLERTSVKEDSSSLYSLDHDGYYTTMHMDSGLKSGKLCNSNNGFGNPRHSVINVFDGNEKKNQDERSSNSDKSLIRNISLKKAKKPPLPPSRTDSLRRIPKKKTQSSGQLLDETLIATLQHSLQLNLPCKNGSSPSQSPCSDYEDPWVLRSRSQSSVSASSSMMSTTAPNMYSLCTVTPSQSDTSSIKSEYADQWGYYSDYAGMPDDQFKCPVARSASTTATLNDYSISHLNDGSRASTPSTPQVASGLAKPKNTSPEKSHRVTSPSSGYSSQSNTPTALTPVPVFLKSTSPANGKPKLKPKVPERKSSLLSSVSISSSSTSLSSNTSNEGSVNMKKLDPALTSLPDAAGPPPPTPPHFPDHPLPPPPPAPADGIDLPPLPASPSFPPPPPEAVINSSFPLSGPWFPSPTQETSFSPFSAPSAPLPSPSSSIFPNVVPPPAPPLDPKLTQDATKFTPYSFKKCNQDDSGYKAVKQPANKQDSSRPVMPLITTKALQMVQLRSVKKCTGAQTEQSAGSISEANPQEKATIIFSPQPPLKPSLSLRLSVSLDEETKTHSPSFKNLVQTPPQSSLPDLSDSAPETSSGQNPGNAAGLMQTFEADVSGTNIEEAPQSPVQNEKSHSGLISTPFQVPSGSPSKTQGISPNKKPPPISKKPKLFLIVPPPQLDFTAEKKANVSDPVRGTSSPTRREIAHYEEAKNCLTDGLSSNEMDSGSLVPEGGAAGSTFFETVETNVCMVQPAASPVQEAPKQEQQTTLDEGSSSDSNGDDSSNTDRHLSQEDESAEVFETDTTNNSSLPSNSYRAGNEEVATPARPRTTEDLFAAIHRSKRKVLGRKDSEDDRTRNHSPSPPVTPTGASPNLASLKHAGSIQRSIRKSSTSNDNFKALLLKKGSRSDTSSRMSAAEMLKNTDPRFHRTKSDSALEFPDSPVSCSPSKNKRAQEEWAKSEGLMPRSMSFSSTRYGRSRTPPSAASSKYNVRNRIQSSPMTVISEGDGEAVEPAESRIRRTLKEQQESQLDVFDSDEMDINDFPYAEEAGSNETKAPTHLDLMTQLVKPNASKKCLSPSDEKS
- the NHSL1 gene encoding NHS-like protein 1 isoform X1, whose product is MKKECTSRSFRLKQNSGSLSRAVSWINFSSLSRQTKRLFRSDGELTSICRQVEEDDENWTYRTQHRKAVSNLDEESRWTVHYTAPWHQQENVFLPSTRPPCVEDLHRQAKLNLKSVLRECDKLRRDGYRSSQYYSQGPTFSSSSSAACGSYQDDYEEIEQKSSLLDCISQSCISACCSLVPWSLKFSVPSPEEEKLISIKRSRTPISNECCDIDTQTNWTKSLPLPTPEEKMRQQAQAVQTDVVPINVTGENFDRQASIRRSLIYTDTVVRRPKKVKRRKTITGVPDNIQKELAVGTGQSDFRGHSMYVPDHYSTLGRLDSYRSAMQRSETKDTSCQTEEVKVVPPSVRRIRAQKGQGIAAQMSQFSSSSGNMSVMSDSAGVIFVSRLNNDMGFHSLPRPGARVSLQSLEQRQSISNQTEDITGTLSHQISKLQVDNSVVHIRNNPRTGTLPRPKSQEMRSYESEKAASPACVVSPHSTYSTSIIPNATISSSSEVIVIHTTQSAGPLDSKITSSPSYTKPRDSPVANNAVSMKEDHHSSSGNWSESSSTRHSQTSDTISSNATMMLSLGDSAVSLSTPGNVENGSQSMSDSCRNNLPFQGHSQDSDGRSESSFSGDRSQSNSINSTEHWVYKSRENDETPSHKPAYASAGYSTPVSNVSSSSLERTSVKEDSSSLYSLDHDGYYTTMHMDSGLKSGKLCNSNNGFGNPRHSVINVFDGNEKKNQDERSSNSDKSLIRNISLKKAKKPPLPPSRTDSLRRIPKKKTQSSGQLLDETLIATLQHSLQLNLPCKNGSSPSQSPCSDYEDPWVLRSRSQSSVSASSSMMSTTAPNMYSLCTVTPSQSDTSSIKSEYADQWGYYSDYAGMPDDQFKCPVARSASTTATLNDYSISHLNDGSRASTPSTPQVASGLAKPKNTSPEKSHRVTSPSSGYSSQSNTPTALTPVPVFLKSTSPANGKPKLKPKVPERKSSLLSSVSISSSSTSLSSNTSNEGSVNMKKLDPALTSLPDAAGPPPPTPPHFPDHPLPPPPPAPADGIDLPPLPASPSFPPPPPEAVINSSFPLSGPWFPSPTQETSFSPFSAPSAPLPSPSSSIFPNVVPPPAPPLDPKLTQDATKFTPYSFKKCNQDDSGYKAVKQPANKQDSSRPVMPLITTKALQMVQLRSVKKCTGAQTEQSAGSISEANPQEKATIIFSPQPPLKPSLSLRLSVSLDEETKTHSPSFKNLVQTPPQSSLPDLSDSAPETSSGQNPGNAAGLMQTFEADVSGTNIEEAPQSPVQNEKSHSGLISTPFQVPSGSPSKTQGISPNKKPPPISKKPKLFLIVPPPQLDFTAEKKANVSDPVRGTSSPTRREIAHYEEAKNCLTDGLSSNEMDSGSLVPEGGAAGSTFFETVETNVCMVQPAASPVQEAPKQEQQTTLDEGSSSDSNGDDSSNTDRHLSQEDESAEVFETDTTNNSSLPSNSYRAGNEEVATPARPRTTEDLFAAIHRSKRKVLGRKDSEDDRTRNHSPSPPVTPTGASPNLASLKHAGSIQRSIRKSSTSNDNFKALLLKKGSRSDTSSRMSAAEMLKNTDPRFHRTKSDSALEFPDSPVSCSPSKNKRAQEEWAKSEGLMPRSMSFSSTRYGRSRTPPSAASSKYNVRNRIQSSPMTVISEGDGEAVEPAESRIRRTLKEQQESQLDVFDSDEMDINDFPYAEEAGSNETKAPTHLDLMTQLVKPNASKKCLSPSDEKS